Below is a genomic region from Miniphocaeibacter halophilus.
TTTAAGGTTTCAACATCAATAATTTCCGAATCTTCTATTCCTTGAGCAAAACCCCTTAAAATTTGAGAAGTTATAACTCCAGAATTTCCTCTTGCTCCCATTAGGGATCCTGTACTAAAGGCCTTTGCAATTTTAGAAATATTTTCATTATTTTCTGATTCCATATTCTTAATTGCAGATTTTAAGGTTAGTGACATATTTGTTCCCGTATCTCCATCTGGAACAGGAAAAACATTTAACCTATTAACTTCTTCTTTATTTTTTTCTAAATTTAGATAAGCCGCCCTAAGCATAGTTGTAAACAACTTACCATCTGTTATGTTCATTATATTTCCTCCTGATTTTGGAGTCTAATATCTCTTACTATTATATTAACCTTTTCAACTTCTATACCGGTATGTTCTTCTACATGAAATTTAATTGCATCAATTAAATTTTCAGTAACAACTGAAATTTTTACTCCATATTCTAATATTACATGTAAATCTATAGTCATTTTATTATTTTTTATATTTAATACAACGCCTTTAGTTATATTGTCTTTTCCTAACAAAGTCAATAAACTATCAGTAGCGCTTGCGCTAACTAATCCTACAACGCCATATGATTGCATTGCAACATCACTTATAGCCTTTGAGATAACATTATCGCTAATTTGTATTACTCCTAATTCATTTATTATATGAGCTGACATATTGCCTCCTTATATTTATACATATACATTTATTCTAATGTAAAAAACTAATAATGTAAATATAATTTACCCAAAGTATCATATATATTAACTATTTGTTGCATAAAAAAACTTTGTTTGCTATAATATTACTGTTCTAAACAAGAATATTGATATTATTGACAGGAGGTGTAACTATGTCAAAAAAATGTGAAATCTGTGGTAAATCCAGAGTATTTGGACACGACATTACTTTCTCACATAAAAAGAATAATAGAAGTTGGGCGCCAAATATTAGAAAAGTAAAAGCAGTTGTTGACGGAAAAACAAAAAGAATTAATGTGTGTACTAGATGTTTAAGATCTGGTAAAGTTGTTAGACCTCAATAATTATATAATATATTTAAATATAAAAAATACCTCTTTTGAGGTATTTTTTTAGTCGTTAGATTCTATTATTATTGCTAATCCTGAATTTATAAAAATATTTCCAAAGTCCTTTATTAAA
It encodes:
- a CDS encoding Asp23/Gls24 family envelope stress response protein, coding for MSAHIINELGVIQISDNVISKAISDVAMQSYGVVGLVSASATDSLLTLLGKDNITKGVVLNIKNNKMTIDLHVILEYGVKISVVTENLIDAIKFHVEEHTGIEVEKVNIIVRDIRLQNQEEI
- the rpmB gene encoding 50S ribosomal protein L28 is translated as MSKKCEICGKSRVFGHDITFSHKKNNRSWAPNIRKVKAVVDGKTKRINVCTRCLRSGKVVRPQ